The sequence below is a genomic window from Microbacterium abyssi.
GGCACACGAAGTCGGCTACGCCTGAGTCTCCAAGCGCGAGCAGAACCGCGCCCGTAGTGGCTCGCCTGTCTCGAGTACCTGCGTCCGGGGGTAGCCTCAAAGTGCGCCGCGTCGACCGTCTCGCTGGCAGTAAGCACATCCCGATCGAGACGTTGCAGGAGCTCGACGCCCGACAGGTGAACATCGTCAGCCTCACCGAGCCGACGATCGACACCGCGACACCGATGGGTCGCGTCCTCTACGGCATCGTCGCAGTGTTTGCGCAGCTCCGCGTCGACACCATCCGAGACAACACAACCCGCGGCCTGGATTACGCCCGCAGCCAGGGCCGCGTCGGCGGCCGGCCAAGCGTCACCATACCCGAGCGGATCGGAACAGCCGAGCGCATGCGGGCCGAGCAGTACAGCTGGGCGAGCATCTCCCGCGTGCTGGGAGTCGGAGCCACCAGCGTGCGCCGAGCCCTCAACCGATAACGGTATCTATCACCCCTGATAGAATGGCCTATCGGAGGTGGCCGCCATGACGATCGCGGAGGTTCCGCCCGAGGCGCGTGCGGCAGTGCTCGCGCGCCGCCGGAAGGAGATGGTCGAGCTGGACTACCGGCGCGAGCTGCGCCGCCTGGATCAGCACGGATACAGTCAGCGGGAGATTGCCAAGTGGCTCGGGATCGCGCAGCCGTCGGTGCTCAGCGCGCTCCGCACCGCGGCGAAGGTGACGATGCCGCTGGACGGATTCTCCGGCGCGACCCCCTACGAGATTTGCCAGCGCTACGCCGCCGATTTCATTGACCGGGCGAAGCTCGTCGACGAGCTCACGCGATTCCCCTACGTGAAGGGCGTGCAGACGGACGGGTATGACTCGCTGATCGTCGACCCGGACGGCACCTGGTCGGAGGTCGGAGACGCCGTACGCCGCGGGCTCATCGAGGACGAGGTCTACGAGGAAGTCTTCAACCGCCGACACGGTATCGCGGTGGCTCGTGCAGAGCACGCCGACACCTAGGCCACCGCGGCTCCTGCGCAGCGCCCCGATACCACTCTCCACAGCCCGTCAGGATTCCCTGTTGGGTAGTGGCGCAGTGTCCGGTTTGGCTGTGCTCGTTCAGGTTTCATTCGGTCGCGGATCCGCCGTCTCTCTTGGGGACGGTGAGGGTCGGCATCCGGGCACCTTCCTCTACTGGATTTCCTTCAGGGCTGAGTTGTGCGTACAACCAGGCCGGCTGCGACGAGCTCCTCGACCGCTGCGTGGATGTCCTTCGAGTCCTCGAACGCGTCCTCGAACGGGTTGAGTGGCTGACCTTGTTTCGAGAGCACTAGGGCATACAGTCCCTTGGCCGTGAGCGAGAGAGTCGGGTCGTTGAGGACGGCGTCGGGAATGGCCGAGTCGTTGGGGTCATCGCTTACCGGGCGCGGGCCGTATGCGGCGATCCATTCTTCGGCGTCTGGCATGGGCTTAGGGTACTGGTCGGCCGTTGGGATGTCATTGGTAAGCGGACGGGAGTACGATGACTCCCGTCCGCTTGGCTTGGTTGTTCAGCGGGTGACTCCGGTTCCGGCGTACGAGGCCGGTGCTGCTACCGGCCCCGAAGCGTCTGCTGCGGGGCCGTTAGCTTTTGGGGCGCGGTTGATGGTCGCGTCGGTGAACCGCAGGGATGCGCCGACGTTGTCGGCGACGACGTCGCGGGTCTCGCGTGTCTGGCCGCTGTCCTTGTCGGTGTAGGTGCCGAAGCGGAGGTCTCCGACGACGATCGCGGCGTCGCCCTTGTGGAGCGAGTCGGTCACGTGGCGGGCCTGCTGGTTGAACACGACGACCCGGTGAAAGACTGTGCCGGCGTCTTCCCATCGTCCGGTGTCCTCGTTGAGGCGGCGGTCGTTGACGGCGAGTGAGAAGCGGGCGTACTCGTTGCCTGATTCTCCGGTGCCGTGTTCCGGGTCGGCGGTGAGGTTGCCCTCCAGCGTGACCGGGATCTTGGTGGTCATCTTCGTTTTCCTTTCGTCGTGGACACCTGGTGGTGTCCTCATTGTGCGTGGGCCTGGCTGGTCCACGCCGTCCATTCCTGCTCGTCAGTGACGTCCGTCCAGGTGCGGGGTTTGGCGGGTTTGTGTCCGTTGTTGCATCCGCCCCCGTATGCCCTCGCGAGTCGGGGGGTGGCGATGGCGAGTCGTTCGTGCCAGCCGATGGGGCCGAATCCGGCGTCGCTGGAGTCGAACGCGGCGACGTGTGCGGTGTGGAGGGCGGAGAGTTCTTCGACGAGGTGGCTGTGCTTCCACCAGCAGGTGGGGACGACGCTGAGGGGGAGGTTGTAGCGGACCGTGAGCCACTCGACCCACGTCCGCAGAACGTTCCACCGCTCGGCGGCTTCGCCGGCTGTGAGCTCGCGCCAGTTGGTGACGAGCCCGCCGATCGGGGCGGATCCGCCGTACCGGGAGCGCGGGTCGAAGCCGCTGAGTTCCTGGGCGAGGAGCGCATCGACGTCTGCCGGGTCGAACTCGCTCATGATGCGTCCTTCACCGGGCGGAGCTTCACCTGCAGTACTTGCAGGGCGTGCATCGTTGCCTGCCGGCGTGTGCGGTGGGCGGCAAGAATGATGTCGCGATCGATCAGACGATGGAGCAGGTCGTGGCAGTACGGGTGGAGGGCGATGAGGTCATCATCGTCCTCCCACGCCTGCCACTCACCCCGGACGATCCGCACCCCGCGGTAGTCGAGATGGTGCAACTCGAGCTGCGTCTTCGTCCCGGCGATGTCGCATGCCGCGCATGGCACCTGGCCGGTGTTGGTGTGGTCGCGGAACCAGCGCTCTCGTCTGGCGAACCAGGCCCGGGAGCGGAGGAACTCGTCTCGGTACAGGTTTTTCAGGCCTGTGCGTCGTCTGTTGCTCATTCGTCGCTCACCGCCTCTGCCTGTTCGACTGGGTCCGCAGCCTGCGGCGGTGGCGGGGGCGCGGTGAATACGGCTTGCTGTTGTTGTTCGGTGTGGCGTTTGCCGTGCTGGATCTCGCGCGCATCGCGCCGTTCGTCCCAGCCGGTGAGGTCGAGGAGCACACCCCGGCGGTTGCGGTAGGCGAGGAGGCCGAGGGTTTGCGGCATCCGCCGGATCTCGTCGACCGACATCAGCGGCAACCGTTCTTGACGTTCGCTGGTGTGGTGACCGGTCTGGTCGCTGTCCCAGGACCGTTCGGTGCGCCGGGCATCGCGCGTGCCGAGCAGCGCTTCAACGTCCCGGAGGTGGGCGACGTGGGATGCGCCGCCGAGGAGGACTTTGGCGGTGGCTGCGGCCCAGATGGTGTCGGCTTCTGCGCGGGACCATGCTGTTTCTGCTTGGGAGAGGGCTTGGAGGACCACGAAGGTGCAGATGCCGCGGCCGCCGCCGTCGGCCATGACGCGGGGGAGGGCGCCCCAGCGGAACATGTTCGCGATCTCGTCGAGGATCAAGCCCAGCGGGTGCGCGAGCCGCGACCCGGGTGAGGCGAGCGCGCGTATGCGTGCGACCTCGACTATGTCATCCAGTAGCGCCCCGAGGAACCCGCCCATCGCGGACGCGCCGGAGGAAGACCCGACTAGGTAGAGCGTGTTCGCGGCGTCGAGGAACTCTTTCGGGTCGAAGACGGGATCGCCGCGGCCGGGCATCAGCGCGGCACGGATCTGTGGGACGGCGAGCGGGGCGACGGCGCCTTGGACGCCGAACCAGATCGAGGAGACGAGCTTCTCGTCCCCGCTGATGGTGGCTTCGAGGTTGTCGCCCCATCCGGGTGCTCCGTCGGAGCGGAGCACGTCGACGGCGGTACGGGCAAGGGCCGGGCTGGATCCCCAGTCATAGATGTCTTCGATGGTGCGGTCGCCGACGGCGGCGGCGTGGAGGAGCCGGGCGAGGACGACGCCGGAGGCTTGCGCCCATTCTCCGTTCGTGGTCGAGGCGCCCAGCGCGGTGCCGGTGATGATGGCATTGCCGCGCTGCATCGCCACGAGGGGATCTTCGCATCCGGCCAGCGGGCTGACCCGGAGTGGGTGGCGGATGCCGGAGAGTCCTTGGGGGTCGAAGACGTGGGTCTGGCCGCGGTGCTGGCGCATGTGCATTGTCGCGGTGAGGTTGTCGTTCGTGGTCGAGGTGGTGATGAGCGGGCCTGACCAGTCGAGGATCGCGGAGATGAGGACCCGGTATCCCTTGCCGGACCGGGGCGGGCCTTCGAGGGCGACGGAGTCTTCGATGGACACGTACACGTCTCGGCCGCGGGAGCGTCCGACCCGCCACCCCACATCCGTGGGCTTCGGGTGTTCCAGGTCGGGACGGAGCTGCCGGGCGCGACGCAGCACGGCGCGGGCGGAGAGGTGCTGGCGGATCTCGGATGCTGGCGCGAATCCGGGCCGGGTGCGCAGGTCGGCGATGAACGCCCGGTCCGATTCCCGGTACCGGCGGTAGAGAACGTACACCGAGACCCCGAGAGCTGTGAGCAGCAGTACCGCGAGAAGGTCGGCGACGCGGATCTGCCACACAGGCAGAGCGCACCCGGCGAGCCGGTACTGGGCCGGGTCGCCGGTGACGGCGAGGAGGAGGCCGGAGAACAGGCTGTTCGCTTCGGGCCGGACGCCGCACACCACCTGGGTGATGGATTCTGCGATGAAGGTGAAGGCAAGCGCCAGGATGAACGTTGCCGCCACGAGGACGGCGAGTGCCTTGCCGAACCAGCTGCTGTTCATAATGGTGTCCTGTTCAGTCCAACCCGGTTGCGACAGCTGCCGCGACGCGAAGCCAGGCGTCCTGCGTGGCCCGGCCGAGCGCGTCGAACCGCAACTGGCCGCTCTTGAGCGCCGGGTCGAACGGGATGGTCTCGACGACCCGTACCTGGTCCGAAAATCCGGCGGCGATGGTGTTGGTGGCGCGGCGGGAGCCTGATTCGGGGGTGGTGACGACCACGACGGCGTTCGTCGCCAATGCCGCCGAGTGCCGGTCACGCTGCCGCAGCGCGTCCAGGAGCAGGGAGGCGGACTCGGCGGACTCGGGGGAGGGGAGGGTGGGGATGACGAGTTGGTGTGAGTTGTCGACCATCCGGAGCCACCGGTCGGCGGACTCATCGTTGCCGGAGTCGAACACGGTGAGCCGGTAGTAGTGCACGGCGACCTGCAGCAGTAGGTCAAACTCGTCCTTCTCGATGCGCTGATGCGCGGCCAGCAGTTCCGGGTTGGAGCGGAGGACGTCGTAGCGATCGTCGGGCTGGTGATGCACGAACCGGGAGATATCGGAGACGGATGCGGTCGCGGCGAGGAGGTCGCGGGCTGCGGGGAGGAGGTCGCGGATCGTGGTGTCATAGAGCCCCTGCTCGGTGCGCCAGCCCAGCGTTCCGCGAGTGTCGTTGTTGTCCCAGGCGAGGACGTTGCCACCGCCGTATCGGGCGAAAACCGCCGCGACCATCGCGGACGTCATGGTCTTGCCGACACCGCCTTTGCCGTTGGCGACCGCGATGTTCCGATACCCGGCCCAATGCCGAGACACCCGACCGATCGCTTCGCGCCGTCGCTGCTGCGTCTTCGTCTCGGCGATCACGATGCCGGCGCGTGCGGCGAGTCCTCGCCATCCGATGCTCGCCTTTGGCGCGTCGCCGGCAGAGCGGATGAACGAATGTCGCGAACCCGAGGCATCCACTTCGGTGTTGACGTCGTACGGCTCAACTGGGGGAACGACAGGCTCCGGCTCCGCCACCTCGGGCGTGGTGGTCGCCGGCGCCATGTCGACTGGGGCGGCGGTGATGTCACCGGTTGCGCTGATGAGGAGGCGATGGTCACCGCGGTCCCCAGATGTGACCAGTTCGAGGGCGGTTCCGGTGCGCCTAGCTTCGTCGGTCGCGCGGCGCACGACGATGTGGCGGATGTCCTCGCCCGTGGTCGCGGAGATGGGTTCTGCGTCACCGTTGGGGGCGATGAAGGTGGCGTTCGGGCCGGTGACGGTCGCGTATGCGCGGGGTGTGGTGTCGGTGGTCATTGCAGTTCCTTCTGGGCGGTCAGCCATCCGTCGACCGAGGTGTCGTCGGGCCAGAGCGAGTCGACGACCGGGTTGTCGAGGTTGCGGAACTCGTCGTCGTAGCGGCTGTCGAGATCCATGGCGTCATCGGTCTTGAAGAGGTCGTACTCCCACTCGGTCGAGGTGGCGAACGCATCCACCAGGTAGGAGAACTGTCCGACGTAGGCGAGGAACTCGCCTTTGCGCAGTTGCCGGGCCATGGCGGCGTGCGCGGGTGGGATGCTCAGGCGCTGTTGGA
It includes:
- a CDS encoding MinD/ParA family ATP-binding protein, translating into MTTDTTPRAYATVTGPNATFIAPNGDAEPISATTGEDIRHIVVRRATDEARRTGTALELVTSGDRGDHRLLISATGDITAAPVDMAPATTTPEVAEPEPVVPPVEPYDVNTEVDASGSRHSFIRSAGDAPKASIGWRGLAARAGIVIAETKTQQRRREAIGRVSRHWAGYRNIAVANGKGGVGKTMTSAMVAAVFARYGGGNVLAWDNNDTRGTLGWRTEQGLYDTTIRDLLPAARDLLAATASVSDISRFVHHQPDDRYDVLRSNPELLAAHQRIEKDEFDLLLQVAVHYYRLTVFDSGNDESADRWLRMVDNSHQLVIPTLPSPESAESASLLLDALRQRDRHSAALATNAVVVVTTPESGSRRATNTIAAGFSDQVRVVETIPFDPALKSGQLRFDALGRATQDAWLRVAAAVATGLD
- a CDS encoding type IV secretory system conjugative DNA transfer family protein: MNSSWFGKALAVLVAATFILALAFTFIAESITQVVCGVRPEANSLFSGLLLAVTGDPAQYRLAGCALPVWQIRVADLLAVLLLTALGVSVYVLYRRYRESDRAFIADLRTRPGFAPASEIRQHLSARAVLRRARQLRPDLEHPKPTDVGWRVGRSRGRDVYVSIEDSVALEGPPRSGKGYRVLISAILDWSGPLITTSTTNDNLTATMHMRQHRGQTHVFDPQGLSGIRHPLRVSPLAGCEDPLVAMQRGNAIITGTALGASTTNGEWAQASGVVLARLLHAAAVGDRTIEDIYDWGSSPALARTAVDVLRSDGAPGWGDNLEATISGDEKLVSSIWFGVQGAVAPLAVPQIRAALMPGRGDPVFDPKEFLDAANTLYLVGSSSGASAMGGFLGALLDDIVEVARIRALASPGSRLAHPLGLILDEIANMFRWGALPRVMADGGGRGICTFVVLQALSQAETAWSRAEADTIWAAATAKVLLGGASHVAHLRDVEALLGTRDARRTERSWDSDQTGHHTSERQERLPLMSVDEIRRMPQTLGLLAYRNRRGVLLDLTGWDERRDAREIQHGKRHTEQQQQAVFTAPPPPPQAADPVEQAEAVSDE
- a CDS encoding single-stranded DNA-binding protein, whose translation is MTTKIPVTLEGNLTADPEHGTGESGNEYARFSLAVNDRRLNEDTGRWEDAGTVFHRVVVFNQQARHVTDSLHKGDAAIVVGDLRFGTYTDKDSGQTRETRDVVADNVGASLRFTDATINRAPKANGPAADASGPVAAPASYAGTGVTR
- a CDS encoding recombinase family protein — its product is MRRVDRLAGSKHIPIETLQELDARQVNIVSLTEPTIDTATPMGRVLYGIVAVFAQLRVDTIRDNTTRGLDYARSQGRVGGRPSVTIPERIGTAERMRAEQYSWASISRVLGVGATSVRRALNR
- a CDS encoding helix-turn-helix domain-containing protein is translated as MTIAEVPPEARAAVLARRRKEMVELDYRRELRRLDQHGYSQREIAKWLGIAQPSVLSALRTAAKVTMPLDGFSGATPYEICQRYAADFIDRAKLVDELTRFPYVKGVQTDGYDSLIVDPDGTWSEVGDAVRRGLIEDEVYEEVFNRRHGIAVARAEHADT